ACTCCTGTAATATATTTTCGCATAAATTTTTAATTATTAAGTCGGATTTATTTTTAAAACTATCTTATTAAATAATCTTGGAAAAAAACGTTTAATATAAACCATTAATATTTCCTTTCCACCTATTAAAACTTCTTTTTTGTTTTTTTTAATTGCTCTGATTATTTTTTTTGCACATTTTTCAACAGAAATACCTTCTTCTTGCCCGGCATCCATAATCCCATGCGAGCTACCATTTTTTGTTAAAGCATTTCTTGAAATATTTGTCTTTATTCTTCCCGGACATACAATTGTAACGTTTATTTTATCCTTGTACAATTCTGTTCTCAGAGTTTCATAAAAACCATAAATTGCATGTTTTGAAGCGGCATAAGCCGACCTTAAAGGAAACCCGAACCTGCCAGAAATACTGCTTGTTACAACAATATGCCCTCCATTATTTTTAATCATTGAAGGTAGAATTGCTTTAGTTAATGTAATACCCCCAAAATAGTTAATTTCCATTATTTTCCTGTCTAATTCAATTGGGGTTTCAATAATTAAAGAACGTTGACTAATTCCACCATTATTTATAAGGATATCAATTTTATCATATTTTTTTAAAACTTCTTTTGTGGCTTTTAATATTTCTTCAGGATATAATAAGTTGAATACTATTGCGTAACACTCCTTTGTTAATTTTAAACAATTGTCCTTTACTTTGTTTAATTCATCTTTTTCGTAGGATGATATTATTAATTTAGATTTCTCATTTGCCAATGAATATGCTAAAGCCTCACCTATTCCTGACGATGCACCGGTAATCCAAACAACTTTATCCTTAAAATCCATTTTATAAAATTAATATTTCCAAAAGTAACAAATATTATTACAGTAATAAAAAATACAAAAAAAATACCTTTAAAAAACAATATAATTTCAATTATATTAATAGTTTTGTCAAATTAATTAACTAAAAACAAACAAATTATGTTAAACAAATTAAAATTTATTATTATTCTTTTTGTTTTTGCTGCTTTTTCAAACTGTATTAGTGATACAGCAAAATATAAAGTAGTAACAAAAAAAGATAAAAACGGATACACATACGAATCAGTAACAAATGATCCTTTTAAAGCAAGGATTTATACTTTGGAAAATGGCTTAAAAGTTTATTTATCAGTAAATAAAGATGAGCCGAGAATTATGACTTTTATTCCTGTAAAAGCAGGTTCAACTTACGACCCAAAAGAAACAACAGGTCTTGCCCATTATCTTGAACACATGATGTTTAAAGGTTCATCGAAAATAGGCACAATTGACTGGGAAAAAGAAGAAATTCTTCTTAATGAAATTTCAGACCTTTACGAAAAACACAAAGCAACCGATAATGCTGACGAAAAAAAAGTAATTTATGCTAAAATTGATAGCGTTTCGGCTATTGCAGCAAAACATGCTATTGCAAATGAATATGATAAATTAGTTAAATCTGTTGGAGCAAAAAACACAAATGCATACACTACTAACGAAAGAACAGTTTATATGAATAATATACCTTCAAATGAACTTGAAAAGTGGTTAAAGTTAGAAAAAGAAAGATTTAGCAAACTGGTACTTAGATTATTCCATACCGAACTTGAAGCTGTTTATGAAGAATTTAATATGAGTCAGGATAATGACAGAAGAAAAGAAAACAAAGCTTTTATGGCAGGAATGTTTAAAAATCATCCTTACGGAACACAAACAACACTTGGTAAAGCCGAACATATTAAAAATCCATCAATGGAAAACCTGCATAAATATTGGAATACATACTATGTTCCAAATAACATTGCTATGTGTATGTCAGGTGATCTTGATTTTGAAAACACAATTCAACTTATTGATAAATACTGGGGAAAACTTGAACCTGGCGATGTTCCTGAATTTGAATATCCAGTTTGCGATTCAATTACCGAACCTGTTATTACAGAGGTTTTTGGACCACAAGCTGAAGATATTATTATGGGTTACAGATGTAAGGGTTATAATTCAAAAGACAGAAAATA
This is a stretch of genomic DNA from Bacteroidales bacterium. It encodes these proteins:
- a CDS encoding SDR family oxidoreductase; protein product: MDFKDKVVWITGASSGIGEALAYSLANEKSKLIISSYEKDELNKVKDNCLKLTKECYAIVFNLLYPEEILKATKEVLKKYDKIDILINNGGISQRSLIIETPIELDRKIMEINYFGGITLTKAILPSMIKNNGGHIVVTSSISGRFGFPLRSAYAASKHAIYGFYETLRTELYKDKINVTIVCPGRIKTNISRNALTKNGSSHGIMDAGQEEGISVEKCAKKIIRAIKKNKKEVLIGGKEILMVYIKRFFPRLFNKIVLKINPT